In Verrucomicrobiota bacterium, the sequence TGAGCGACGACGAGTTCAAGCGCCTCGTGGCCATCCTGCGTCTCGCCGTGCCGTACACGGGCATGATTCTCACCGCGCGAGAAAAGCCTGAGCTCCGACGCGAAGTCATGGCCTTCGGCGTCTCGCAGATCGACGCGGGGAGCCGCATCGAGATCGGCGGCTACACCGAGGCGGGCGACGCGCAGGTCATCGAGCGCGAGCAGTTCACGCTCGGCGACACGCGCTCGCTCGACCACGTGATGCGCGAGCTGCTCCTCGACGGCTATGCGCCGAGCTTCTGCACGGCGTGTTACCGGCTCGGGCGCACGGGCGAGCATTTCATGGAGTTCGCCATCCCCGGCTTCATCAAGCGATTCTGCACGCCGAACGCGCTCACGACGCTGAAGGAATACCTCGTTGACTACGCGTCGCCCGAGACTCGTGCGGCCGGCGAGCGGCTCATTGGTGTTGAGCTTGACGGGCTCGACGAATCGCCCCAGAAACGCCAGCTCCTCGAGCGACTCGCACGCATTGAAACAAGCGACGACCGCGACCTGTACTTCTGAGAGGGTGCAGTGAACAAGACACCGAAGAGTCTCCGGCTGCACGTCGGGTTGTTTGGGCGGCGCAACGCCGGCAAAAGCTCGGTGCTCAACGCGCTGGCGCGCCAGCACGTCTCCATCGTCTCGGAAGTCGCGGGCACGACGACCGACGTGGTCGAGAAAGCCATGGAGCTGCAGCCGATCGGCCCGGTGCTGTTCATTGATACGGCGGGCCTCGATGATGCCGGCGCGCTCGGCACGATGCGCGTCAAGCGGACGCGCGAGATCTTCGACCGCACCGACGTCGGCCTCATCATCGCCGAAGCGGGGCACTGGGGCGAGTTCGAGCAGAGCCTCTTCGACGAGCTTCACGCGCGCGGCTTGCCCATGATCGTCGTGTTCAACAAGTCGGACCTCGGACAACCCGGACCGGACCTTGTCGAGCGTCTGGAGGCCGAGAAGGCGTCCTGCGTGCGGACGGTCGCCTCGACCGGCGAGGGGATGGACGTGCTGCGCGAGGCGCTGATCAAGGCCGCGCCCCAGGAGTTCATTGACGCGCCGACGATCCTTGGCGACCTTGTGCCGCCGGGCGAGCTGGCTGTGCTCGTCGTGCCCATCGACAGCGAGGCGCCCAAGGGCCGCCTGATCGTGCCGCAGGTGCAGTCCATCCGCGACCTCCTCGACCACGACGCGTACTGCCTCGTCGTCAAGGAGCACGAGCTGCGCGACGCCCTCGAACGGCTCAACCGCCCGCCCGCGCTCGTCGTGACCGATTCGCAGGCGTTCGAGAAGGTCGCCGCCGACACGCCGCGCGACGTGCCGCTCACGTCGTTCTCCATCGTCTTCGCGCGCTACAAGGGCGATCTCGATGCGTTCGTGCGCGGCGCACTCGCCATTGAGGCGCTTCGGCCCGGCGACCGCGTCCTCGTCGCCGAGGTTTGCTCGCACCAGCCGACTTGCGACGACATCGGCCG encodes:
- the hydF gene encoding [FeFe] hydrogenase H-cluster maturation GTPase HydF, with translation MNKTPKSLRLHVGLFGRRNAGKSSVLNALARQHVSIVSEVAGTTTDVVEKAMELQPIGPVLFIDTAGLDDAGALGTMRVKRTREIFDRTDVGLIIAEAGHWGEFEQSLFDELHARGLPMIVVFNKSDLGQPGPDLVERLEAEKASCVRTVASTGEGMDVLREALIKAAPQEFIDAPTILGDLVPPGELAVLVVPIDSEAPKGRLIVPQVQSIRDLLDHDAYCLVVKEHELRDALERLNRPPALVVTDSQAFEKVAADTPRDVPLTSFSIVFARYKGDLDAFVRGALAIEALRPGDRVLVAEVCSHQPTCDDIGRVKIPTWIRRHLASQWNTAGAPRNAGSPPNAADLVFDHVQGHDFPDDLSAYRLVIHCAGCMHNRRQMLTRIERCRTAGVPITNYGVTIAYTLGILERAIEPFPSALETYRNLTRART